One Mesoplodon densirostris isolate mMesDen1 chromosome X, mMesDen1 primary haplotype, whole genome shotgun sequence genomic region harbors:
- the PQBP1 gene encoding polyglutamine-binding protein 1 isoform X2, translating to MPLPVALQTRLAKRGILKHLEPEPEEEIIAEDYDDDPVDYEATRLEGLPPSWYKVFDPSCGLPYYWNADTDLVSWLSPHDPNSIVSKSAKKLRSSNADAEEKLDRSHEKSDRGHEKLDRGHEKSDRGHEKSERNHEKSDRDRERGYDKVERERERDRDRDRDRGYDKVDREEGKERRHHRREDLAPYPKNKKVASRKDEELDPMDPSSYSDAPRGTWSTGLPKRNEAKTGADTTAAGPLFQQRPYPSPGAVLRANAEASRTKQQD from the exons GCTGCAGACCCGCTTGGCCAAGAGAGGCATTCTCAAACATCTGGAGCCCG AACCAGAGGAAGAGATCATTGCCGAGGACTATGATGATGATCCTGTGGACTATGAGGCTACCCGGTTGGAGGGCCTGCCACCAAGCTGGTACAAGGTGTTTGACCCTTCCTG CGGGCTCCCTTACTACTGGAATGCAGACACAGACCTCGTGTCCTGGCTGTCCCCACATGATCCCAACTCCATTGTTTCCAAGTCTGCCAAGAAGCTCAGGAGCAGTAATGCAG ATGCTGAGGAGAAGTTGGATCGGAGCCATGAGAAATCGGACCGGGGCCACGAGAAATTGGACCGAGGTCACGAGAAGTCGGATCGCGGCCATGAGAAGTCAGAACGGAACCACGAGAAGTCTGACAGAGACCGGGAGCGTGGTTATGacaaggtggagagagagagagagcgggaCAGGGATCGGGACCGGGACCGCGGGTATGACAAGGTGGACCGGGAAGAGGGCAAAGAACGGCGCCACCATCGCCGGGAGGATCTGGCTCCCTACCCCAAGAAcaagaagg TGGCAAGCCGGAAGGATGAAGAATTAGACCCCATGGACCCCAGCTCGTACTCAGATGCACCCCG GGGCACGTGGTCAACAGGACTCCCCAAGCGGAATGAGGCCAAGACAGGTGCAGACACGACAGCAGCCGGGCCCCTCTTCCAGCAGCGCCCTTACCCATCCCCGGGGGCTGTGCTCCGGGCCAATGCCGAGGCCTCCCGAACCAAGCAACAGGACTGA